From the Acidimicrobiales bacterium genome, the window CTGGAGCGACGCCACAGCGGATGCCAGCCCTGGTGGTGACGCCGGCCCGACACGGGCCGTTTTCTCGCGCCTTCACGGCGATCGCCGACCCTCGCGTGGAGCGGGTGGGACGACAAGGAGCCCGTTGGGCAGGCTCATCGAAGTGGTGCCCGTCTCCCTCGGGGGCGAGATCGGCTCCCCGCGGGACTGGGCGCTCCCCTACCTGGACGACGAGCACACGCGCTACGCGAGCCGCCTGCTCGGTGACGCCGACGCCCTCCTGCTCGGCCGCCGGACCTACGGGGGGCTGTCCGCCGCCTACCCCACGACGGTGTCGAACCCCTTCGTCGAGCGGATGAACTCGATCCCCAAGTGGGTGGCGTCGAGGACGCTGCGCGAGCTCGCGTGGAACGCGACCTCCATCCTCGGTGACCTCGTCGAGTTCGTCGCCGACTGCAAGCGCCGGCCGGGCGGCGACCTCTTGAAGTACGGCAACGGCGCGCTCGTGGCCGCCGACCTGATCGGCGAGTTCCACCTGCTGCTCGCGCCGGTGACCGTCGGCAGGGGCCAGCATCTCTTCCAGGAGGTCGAAGGCGCCCCGCAGCTGTCGCTCGTCGATGTCACTCGCTTCAACAGCGGCGTGCTCGCCCTCGGGTACGCGCCGAAGCGCGCCGCGCGGCACTGAGCGAGCCCCGGCGTGGCGGAGATCGCGCGCCGCGTCGACAGGCGGCACGCGGCGCGCCTTTGCGGGGGAGCCCCATACTGAATCGGCGGGTCGCGGCGAGCCGGGTGACCGTCGAGTATGTCGGCCTCGACGGGCAGGCGTTGCCGCTCGAGTCGGCGAGTGTCGACCACGTGCTGACGACGTGGACGATGTGCACGATCCCTGACGTCGAGGGCGCGCTCTCAGAGATCCACCGCGTCCTCCGTCCCGGTGGTGAGCTGCACTTCGCTGAGCACGGCCGCTCGCCGGAACCGAACGTGGCCCGCTGGCAGGATCGGCTGACACCTCTGCAACGGCGGCTCTTCGGTGGCTGCCACCTCAACCGGTCGATCGATGCGTTGATCACCCGCGGCGGGTTCGACGTGCTGCGCATGGCCACCTACCAGATGCGGGGCCCGAAGCCGATGGGCTACACGTTCGAGGGGCTCGCGGCAAAGCCCTGACCGGCGCGCGGCGGCCCGAGACGCGGCGCGGCGTCGGGGCTGGCGGTCGAGTCACGACCGGGCGGCTGCGCGCCGTCGCCGCGCCGCGGAACTCCTGCTCAACCGCGGCGCGGACCCCAACGGGGCGCCCGACTACGCCCACGGGACCGCGCTCGGCGCCGCCCAAGGGCACGGGACCGAGAGGAGCGACGTGATCGAGTGGCTCCGCGGGTGCGGCGCCCGGTCGGTCGACGCAGCGGGATGAAGTGCCACGGCGAGCGCTGCGGGCAGCAGTGGTCACAATGCTTCACCGGAGGAGGGAGGCGGCAACGATGAGACGGGTCTTCGTGGCAATCGTGGGGTTGTTCTCGGTGGCAGCGGTACTGACGAGACTGGCCGAGGCCGTCGGCGTCGGGCGCCGGCTGCACTGCGCGTGCGAGCCGACGTGCTGGTGCAGGCGCCCGGGGCTCTCGCTGCTCAGGTGGGTGACCCCGCCACGGTGGCACGACCTCCCCGACCCCCCGCTGAGCGCCGAGGACAAGCGCCAGCTCGCAGAGAGCCGGTAGCGCCGCGCACCGCGCCGGTCTCCTCGAGCCCGGGCGCACCTCGCCGCGCTGCTCGCGACCACCGGGTAGGCGGTCCCCGTAAGCGAGGGCCGACGCAGCAGGTCCGCACTGAGCACCTCACCTCAGCCTGTCGTCCTGCTGAGGCGCACCGCGCGCGGTGGCCGCCGCAGTCGTCCAGGCGACCGGGTAGCCTGACGCCATCACACCCCCTGGGGGTATGGGGAGGGAGGCGCGAATGGTCGGCTACTCAGAGGACAAGGCGGCGCTGCAGACCCGCCTCCGCCGGATCGAAGGGCAGGTCCGTGGGCTCGGGCGGATGGTCGACGAGGAGGCGTACTGCATCGACGTGCTGACCCAGATCTCGGCGGCCACGAGGGCGTTGCAGGGGGTCGCGCTCGCGCTCTTGGAGGGTCACCTCGCCCACTGCGTCCACGACGCCGTGCTCGCCGGCGGCGAGGAGGCCGACGCGAAGGTGCAGGAGGCGAACGAGGCGATCCGGCGACTCGTCCGCTCGTGATGCCCCACCTCCTCGCCCTTTCGACGGGAGGGCTCCTCCTCGACATCGGGAGGAGCCTCAAAGAGGCCTTCTTCATGTTCTACGACACCCTCTGGGCGCTCGTCCTCGGCTTCGGCCTCTCGGGAGCCGTCCAGGCGTTCGTCTCGCGCGAGGCGATGCAGCGCCGCCTCGGCAACCATCGACCCGCTGCCGTGCTCCGGGCATCGCTCTACGGAACGGTCTCGTCGTCGTGTTCCTACGCGGCGTCCGCGATGGCGAAGTCGCTCTTCAAGAAGGGCGCGGACTTCGTCGCCTCGATGGTGTTCATGTTCGCCTCGACGAACCTCGTCCTCGAACTCGGCATCGTGCTCGTCGTGCTGATCGGCTGGCAGTTCGTCGCCGCAGAGTTCGTCGGCGGCACGATCATGATCGCCCTCCTCGTCCTCGCCGGCGGGCTCTTCTTCCGCGGCCGCGCCCTCGAGGAGGCCAGGCGCCGCGTCGGTGCCCCCGGCTCCGCGCAGAACCCCCACGGCGAGGAGTCGGGTGACCGCCGGCCGACACGCGAGCGGCTCGGCTCGCTCGCCGGGTGGTCCGACGCGGCGAGCTACACGATGGCCGACCTCACGATGCTGCGGCGCGAGATGCTCATCGGCTACACCGTCGCCGGTTTCCTCGCCGTCCTCGTCCCGGTCCATCTCTGGAACGACGTGTTCCTCCGCGGGCACGGCTTCGGGACGACACTCGAGAACGTCGTCGTCGGGCCGCTCATCGCGGTCATCAGCTACGTCTGCTCGATCGGCAACGTGCCCCTCGCCGCCGCGCTGTGGAAGGGCGGCATCAGCTTCGGGGGCGTCGTGAGCTTCATCTTCGCCGACCTGATCACGATGCCGCTGCTGCTCATCTACACCAAGCTCTACGGGGCGCGGATGGCCCTGCGGATGCTGGCGGTCTTCTGGGTCGTCATGTCGATCGCCGGCCTCGCGACGGAGGGGATCTTCCGGACCTCGGGCATCGTGCCGGCGACTCGACCGGTGCGCATCGCCGTCGAGCACTTCTCGTGGGACTACACCGGCGTCCTCGATCTGGTCTTCCTCGCCGCCTTCGCGCTCGTCTGGTACCTGTCGCGTCACCGCCACCGGTTCGGCGGGGGAGCTGGCTACACGATCGACCCGGTGTGCGGCATGCAGGTCGAGCAAGCCCAGGCGCCGGCCTCGATCGGAGCCGGCGACGACACCCTCTACTTCTGCTCGGACCACTGCCGTGAGCGCTTCACAGCGAACCCCTCCCGGTTCCCCCGCTCGGTCACGGTGCCAC encodes:
- a CDS encoding dihydrofolate reductase family protein, with protein sequence MGRLIEVVPVSLGGEIGSPRDWALPYLDDEHTRYASRLLGDADALLLGRRTYGGLSAAYPTTVSNPFVERMNSIPKWVASRTLRELAWNATSILGDLVEFVADCKRRPGGDLLKYGNGALVAADLIGEFHLLLAPVTVGRGQHLFQEVEGAPQLSLVDVTRFNSGVLALGYAPKRAARH
- a CDS encoding class I SAM-dependent methyltransferase produces the protein MRGSPILNRRVAASRVTVEYVGLDGQALPLESASVDHVLTTWTMCTIPDVEGALSEIHRVLRPGGELHFAEHGRSPEPNVARWQDRLTPLQRRLFGGCHLNRSIDALITRGGFDVLRMATYQMRGPKPMGYTFEGLAAKP
- a CDS encoding metal-sensitive transcriptional regulator codes for the protein MVGYSEDKAALQTRLRRIEGQVRGLGRMVDEEAYCIDVLTQISAATRALQGVALALLEGHLAHCVHDAVLAGGEEADAKVQEANEAIRRLVRS
- a CDS encoding permease, with product MPHLLALSTGGLLLDIGRSLKEAFFMFYDTLWALVLGFGLSGAVQAFVSREAMQRRLGNHRPAAVLRASLYGTVSSSCSYAASAMAKSLFKKGADFVASMVFMFASTNLVLELGIVLVVLIGWQFVAAEFVGGTIMIALLVLAGGLFFRGRALEEARRRVGAPGSAQNPHGEESGDRRPTRERLGSLAGWSDAASYTMADLTMLRREMLIGYTVAGFLAVLVPVHLWNDVFLRGHGFGTTLENVVVGPLIAVISYVCSIGNVPLAAALWKGGISFGGVVSFIFADLITMPLLLIYTKLYGARMALRMLAVFWVVMSIAGLATEGIFRTSGIVPATRPVRIAVEHFSWDYTGVLDLVFLAAFALVWYLSRHRHRFGGGAGYTIDPVCGMQVEQAQAPASIGAGDDTLYFCSDHCRERFTANPSRFPRSVTVPRRRDEEGVALVPSSRPVTDEHEPADQHEGEGDMAPAIDPVCGMTVDPATASAIRRLDGVNWFFCGAGCADAFDGDPARYAAATREHNG